The DNA segment AGCCCTTACGCTGCGGAAACTCGACGAGATCGAATCGTTTGAGGCGGCGTACCCGGACTGGAAACCGCGCACTCTGCCCACCCCTTGACGGGCTCCGGGGCGGGATGTACGCCCCCGGGTAACCCCTGCGGAGCCGGATGGCCGGACCCATTTCCAGACCACGCCACCGGTCAAGGGCGGCAATCGGATTGCGAAATGCCGGGCAATCGGTTCGGTGAAATTGCGCGTGGCTCTTGGAAATCAGCCAGGTGAAGGTTTACCGTGTCCACTAGTCGGTTCCAAAACGAGGACCGCTAGCTTGGAGGGTTGGATGAACAAAGCAGAGCTCATTGACGTGCTCACACAGAAATTGGGCTCGGACCGTAAGCAGGCGACCGCCGCCGTCGAGAATGTCGTCGACACGATTGTGCGTGCGGTCCACAGGGGTGACAGCGTCACCATTACCGGGTTCGGTGTGTTCGAGCAGCGGCGCCGTGCGGCTCGCGTGGCCCGCAATCCGCGTACCGGAGAGACCGTGAGGGTGAAGCCGACGTCCGTCCCAGCGTTCCGTCCGGGCGCGCAATTCAAAGCGGTTGTCTCTGGCGCACAGCGTCTCCCGGCGGAAGGGCCCGCCGTGAAGCGTGGTGTGGGGACGGCCACAGCCAGGAAGGCGGCCAAGAAGGCGGCCACCAAGGCACCCGCCAAGAAGGCGGCCACCAAGGCCCCCGCCAAGAAGGCGGCCACTAAGGCCCCCGCCAAGAAGGCGGTCACCAAGGCGGCTGCCAAGAAGGCGGTCACCAAGGCGGCTGCGAAAAAGGCGGTGGCCAAGGCCCCGGCCAAGAAGGTGACCAAAGCGGCGGTGAAGAAGACCGCCGCCAAGGCCACGGTGCGCAAGGCCGCGACCAAGGCACCGGCCAAGAAGGCGGCGGTGAAGCGGCCGGCCAACAAGGCTCCTGCCAAGAAGGCCGCTGCCAAGCGGGGCCGCAAGTAGGTTACCCATGCGGATACCCTTCGGCGGGCAGCGATGCCCCCCGAAGGGTATCCGCGTGTTGGGCCGGCTGTTAGGCCCGAACGTTGCCGGCCAGCGCGCCGCCGATGTGGTCGGCAGCCACCAGCCGGCCGGCCGACAGCGACAGCACCCAGGTACTGCCTTTGTGGTTGCGCGCCTTGTCCGGGCGCACGCCGTCACGCTCGCACCACCAGGCGATCAGGTCCGGAATCACTTTGCCCTGCGTGCAGATCACCGGTGTGCCCGACCGCGCCGCGATCTGCAGAACCCGGCGCCGGCCTCGTTTCGGATCCTTGGCGTAGGCCTCCTCGGTCAGGGTGGGCTCGTTGCGGATCGCAACGCCAAGCTCCGCGGCGATCGGTTCCACCGTCTGATGGCAGCGCACCCGGTCGGCGGCGTGCACGTCGGTGGCCCCGAAGGCGAGCAGCTGGGCCACCAAAGCCTCCGCTTGCGCGCGTCCCTTCTTGTCCAACGGCCGCTTGGTGTCGTCGCCGGAGAAGCGTGACTTTCTGCCGGCGGTGCCGTGCCGCACCACCAGCACCGTCTTGGTGTCCGCAGGGTGTTTAGCGAACCGGCGCAAGACCTTTCGATCAGGCGGATAGTCGAGTCTTCGCACCGCGTCGGCAACGGGCAGCCACACCAGGTCATCGACCTCGGTTCCCGGGACGAATTCACCGCCGGTGGCGCGCGCTGCCCAGTAGTGGACTTTCTTGACGCCTTGCTCGATCGGGTAACTGATCATGGCGAGTCGTCTGCCAAGGTATGCGTGGTGCCCGGTCTCCTCGAATACCTCCCGCACGGCGCCCGCCGGCGCCGTCTCGCCCGGGTTCACCTTGCCCTTGGGCAGCGACCAGTCGTTGTACCGGGGACGATGGATCAGCGCGACCTCAACGGTGTTGGCGGAGTTGGCTGTCTTGGCGGAGTTGGCCTTGCCACGTCGCCACAGCACCGCGCCGGCGGCATACACGACGCGGCCTCCCGCGCATTGTTGGGCCGACGAGTTCTGGTTCGACACCTCAACTCCTGCAGGTCAATTCGGCCAGGGCCGGTCGCGGTGGCGGACGTGGACTCGGGCTAACCGGGATAGGTTCAGGGGCTGCGGTGGCGTTCCATCAGGGACACCTGGTGGTCGCGGACATTCTCGCCGTCCTGGGGCGACGCGGTCCACTGACCGTCGGGCCCGAGCTCCCAGCACCGTGTGGACGGATCCAGTGCGGACTCGAACAATTCGTCCAGCTGGGCGGTCAGTCTCGGATCCTTGACCGCAACCATCACCTCGACGCGGCGGTCGAGGTTGCGGTGCATCATGTCGGCGCTGCCGATCCAGAACTCGTCGATGGCGCGGAAATGCAGGATTCGCGAGTGTTCCAGGAAACGACCGAGAATCGAGCGAACGACAATGTTTTGGGAATAGCCTGGCGCGCCGGGGCGCAGCGCGCAGATGCCGCGCACCACCACCTCCACCCGCACGCCCTCCTGCGACGCGCGATACAGCGCGTCGATGACCTGTTCGTCGACCAGCGCGTTCATTTTCAGCCGGATGTGGCCGCCACCGGTGGTGCGGTGAGCCGCGACCTCGCGCTCGACGCGTTCGATGATGCCGGTGCGAATTCCATGCGGGGCCACCAACAGGTTGCGGTAGGACAGTTTGCGGGAGTAGCCGGTCAATGAGTTGAACAAGTCGGTCAGGTCGGCGCCGATATCGGGTGCGGCCGTCAGCAATCCGACGTCCTCGTAGAGCCGCGCGGTCTTGCTGTTGTAGTTGCCGGTGCCGATGTGGCAGTAGCGCCGGATGACGGGACCTTCCCGGCGCACCACCAGCGATGTCTTGCAGTGCGTCTTGAGTCCAACGAGCCCGTAGGCCACATGCACGCCCGCTTGTTCCAGGGCACGCGCCCATCGGATGTTGGCCTGTTCGTCGAAGCGCGCCTTGATCTCCACCAGTGCCACCACTTGCTTGCCGGCCTCGGCGGCGTCGATCAGCGCTCGCACGATCGGCGAATCACCGGATGTGCGGTACAGGGTTTGTTTGATCGCCAGCACGTTGGGGTCGGCGGCGGCCTGCTCGATGAATCGCTGCACACTGGTGGAGAACGAGTCGTAGGGATGGTGCACCAGCACGTCGCCTTCGCGCAGCGTCGCGAAGATGCTCTTGGGTGTCTCGCGCTCGGCGAACGCGGGATGGGTGGCCGGAACAAATGTCCGGTCCTTGAGCGCCGGCCGTTCCACGCCGTAGATCTGCCACAACGACGACAGGTCGAGCAGCCCCGGCACCTCGATGACATCACCGGGATGCACGTCGAGTTCACGCAGCAACAACTCCAACATGCTCTCGGTCATGTCGTCGGCGACCTCGAGTCGCACCGGCGAACCGAACCGTCGGCGAGCCAGTTCCCGTTCCAGCGCTTGCAGGAGGTCTTCGTCGCGGTCCTCTTCAACCTCGAAGTCGGCGTTGCGGGTGA comes from the Mycobacterium shinjukuense genome and includes:
- a CDS encoding HU family DNA-binding protein; protein product: MNKAELIDVLTQKLGSDRKQATAAVENVVDTIVRAVHRGDSVTITGFGVFEQRRRAARVARNPRTGETVRVKPTSVPAFRPGAQFKAVVSGAQRLPAEGPAVKRGVGTATARKAAKKAATKAPAKKAATKAPAKKAATKAPAKKAVTKAAAKKAVTKAAAKKAVAKAPAKKVTKAAVKKTAAKATVRKAATKAPAKKAAVKRPANKAPAKKAAAKRGRK
- a CDS encoding RNA degradosome polyphosphate kinase, with protein sequence MSNDRRVTETEAQARPQENAWDLVDSATAAPPAATAAEFRLAIDEQLPADRYLNRELSWLDFNDRVLALAADNSLPLLERAKFLAIFASNLDEFYMVRVAGLKRRDEMGLSALSADGLTPREQLRRIGEKTQQIASRHARVFLDAVRPALAEEGIHIVTWADLDEAERDQLSTYFNEQVFPVLTPLAVDPAHPFPFVSGLSLNLAVTVRQPEDGTQHFARVKVPDNVDRFVELSACHGDGESADQQVVRFLPMEELIAAFLPVLFPGMEIVEHHAFRITRNADFEVEEDRDEDLLQALERELARRRFGSPVRLEVADDMTESMLELLLRELDVHPGDVIEVPGLLDLSSLWQIYGVERPALKDRTFVPATHPAFAERETPKSIFATLREGDVLVHHPYDSFSTSVQRFIEQAAADPNVLAIKQTLYRTSGDSPIVRALIDAAEAGKQVVALVEIKARFDEQANIRWARALEQAGVHVAYGLVGLKTHCKTSLVVRREGPVIRRYCHIGTGNYNSKTARLYEDVGLLTAAPDIGADLTDLFNSLTGYSRKLSYRNLLVAPHGIRTGIIERVEREVAAHRTTGGGHIRLKMNALVDEQVIDALYRASQEGVRVEVVVRGICALRPGAPGYSQNIVVRSILGRFLEHSRILHFRAIDEFWIGSADMMHRNLDRRVEVMVAVKDPRLTAQLDELFESALDPSTRCWELGPDGQWTASPQDGENVRDHQVSLMERHRSP
- the mutT1 gene encoding 8-oxo-(d)GTP phosphatase MutT1; translated protein: MSNQNSSAQQCAGGRVVYAAGAVLWRRGKANSAKTANSANTVEVALIHRPRYNDWSLPKGKVNPGETAPAGAVREVFEETGHHAYLGRRLAMISYPIEQGVKKVHYWAARATGGEFVPGTEVDDLVWLPVADAVRRLDYPPDRKVLRRFAKHPADTKTVLVVRHGTAGRKSRFSGDDTKRPLDKKGRAQAEALVAQLLAFGATDVHAADRVRCHQTVEPIAAELGVAIRNEPTLTEEAYAKDPKRGRRRVLQIAARSGTPVICTQGKVIPDLIAWWCERDGVRPDKARNHKGSTWVLSLSAGRLVAADHIGGALAGNVRA